One part of the Lapillicoccus jejuensis genome encodes these proteins:
- the mscL gene encoding large conductance mechanosensitive channel protein MscL — MIKGFKDFLMRGNVIDLAVAVVIGAAFGAIVKALVDNIINPLIAAIFGKPDISGVGTFAINGAAFSIGAVLQAILNFLFVAAAVYFVIVTPMNRLMALRKTGDEPEPAAPSEDVLLLQEIRDLLRGQSLEHRQDLPPAPPAPPSQY; from the coding sequence GTGATCAAGGGCTTCAAGGACTTCCTCATGCGAGGGAACGTCATCGACCTCGCCGTCGCGGTGGTCATCGGCGCCGCGTTCGGGGCCATCGTCAAGGCGCTCGTCGACAACATCATCAACCCACTCATCGCCGCGATCTTCGGGAAGCCCGACATCAGCGGAGTGGGGACGTTCGCCATCAACGGCGCCGCCTTCTCCATCGGGGCCGTCCTGCAGGCGATCCTCAACTTCCTCTTCGTGGCCGCCGCGGTGTACTTCGTCATCGTCACCCCCATGAACCGCCTGATGGCTCTGCGCAAGACGGGCGACGAGCCCGAGCCCGCCGCTCCCTCCGAGGACGTCTTGCTCCTTCAGGAGATCCGCGACCTCCTGCGCGGCCAGAGCCTCGAGCACCGCCAGGACCTGCCGCCGGCCCCGCCCGCCCCGCCGTCCCAGTACTGA